In Streptomyces sp. SLBN-118, the following are encoded in one genomic region:
- a CDS encoding universal stress protein, whose amino-acid sequence MTALAERREMIVGIDPQHQSRPALAWAADEAHRRQLALRLLLAVPPSHDTRHADAGSHHIELRRRGAEALTSAAAWTQERHGKLELTTDLLDGIPAPALCRHSEQARMVVLGSRRLGRVEEFLSASSVVVPVSAQAKCPVVVVGEPEHVSQQPPYLVVGVDGSRTSGAAVAQALEEASLRGAGVRALWVWQRPVVSFTDEAEAVQERRRLLSETTAGWSEKYPDVALTHEVVRGHPVEELARASEHALAVVVGRRGRGGYSGMMLGSVVHGVLHRALCPVITVPTP is encoded by the coding sequence GTGACAGCCCTCGCAGAGCGGCGCGAGATGATCGTCGGCATCGACCCGCAGCACCAGTCCCGCCCCGCACTTGCCTGGGCCGCCGACGAGGCCCACCGCCGACAGCTTGCCCTTCGGCTTCTGCTGGCCGTGCCGCCGTCGCATGACACACGCCACGCCGATGCCGGCTCGCACCACATCGAGTTGCGGCGTCGAGGAGCCGAGGCGCTTACCTCCGCTGCCGCATGGACACAGGAGCGGCACGGGAAGCTTGAGCTGACCACGGACCTGCTCGACGGGATTCCCGCGCCGGCGCTCTGCCGCCACTCGGAGCAGGCCCGGATGGTGGTCCTCGGCTCGCGTCGGCTCGGCCGGGTGGAGGAGTTCCTCAGCGCCAGCTCGGTGGTGGTGCCTGTCAGTGCGCAGGCGAAGTGTCCGGTCGTCGTCGTGGGAGAGCCGGAGCACGTGTCGCAGCAGCCGCCCTACCTGGTGGTCGGCGTCGACGGCAGCCGGACCTCCGGCGCCGCCGTCGCCCAGGCCCTCGAAGAAGCAAGCCTGCGGGGGGCCGGCGTGCGTGCCCTCTGGGTGTGGCAGCGCCCGGTGGTCTCCTTCACAGACGAGGCGGAGGCGGTGCAGGAGCGCCGACGGCTGCTCTCGGAAACAACGGCGGGCTGGTCGGAGAAGTACCCGGATGTGGCCCTGACACACGAGGTGGTCCGCGGGCATCCGGTCGAGGAGCTTGCGCGGGCCTCCGAGCACGCACTGGCAGTCGTGGTGGGCCGCCGGGGCCGGGGCGGATACAGCGGCATGATGCTGGGATCGGTCGTCCACGGCGTGCTGCACCGGGCGCTGTGCCCGGTGATCACGGTTCCCACGCCGTGA
- a CDS encoding universal stress protein, producing the protein MRISTTGGAELGTVVVGVDGSANAATAADWAAAEADRRGRPLRLVYAADTYRRAMYASVETVERVRQRGRDVLKDTADRLAEQYPELQINRELSPREPTVSLLDAAGSGGTIVMGNRGYGGFAALLLGSVGLRVAAGATVPVVVVRGAAQGAGTGVVVAAVRDEDDLGCVRHAARAAELRKASLRLLGVWQVLRYVGMVATMLDDVDEIAQRHLHGVSAVADRIRDEFPELTVTADVEEGTSVAGTLVEASRQADLLVMGGRRPPDAFGPTLGRVTHAVLHHAECPVELIPRESKRHREEQ; encoded by the coding sequence ATGCGCATCAGCACGACAGGCGGCGCGGAACTCGGGACGGTCGTCGTGGGCGTGGACGGTTCGGCGAATGCGGCGACGGCTGCGGACTGGGCCGCGGCCGAGGCCGACCGGCGCGGCAGGCCGCTGCGCCTCGTTTACGCCGCCGACACCTACCGGAGAGCCATGTACGCCTCGGTCGAGACGGTCGAGCGCGTGCGCCAGCGCGGGCGCGACGTGCTCAAGGACACGGCGGACCGGCTGGCGGAGCAGTACCCCGAACTGCAGATCAACAGGGAACTGAGCCCACGGGAGCCAACCGTCAGCCTGCTCGACGCTGCAGGCAGCGGCGGCACGATCGTCATGGGGAACCGCGGCTACGGAGGCTTCGCCGCGTTGCTGCTCGGCTCCGTCGGGCTCCGAGTGGCGGCGGGTGCGACGGTCCCCGTCGTGGTGGTCAGGGGTGCAGCACAAGGGGCGGGGACCGGTGTGGTGGTGGCCGCAGTCCGAGACGAGGACGACCTCGGCTGCGTCCGGCACGCGGCGCGCGCGGCGGAACTGCGCAAGGCGTCGCTGCGTCTGCTGGGCGTCTGGCAAGTGCTGCGGTACGTGGGCATGGTGGCCACCATGCTGGACGACGTCGACGAGATCGCCCAGCGGCACCTGCACGGTGTTTCCGCGGTGGCCGACCGGATCCGGGACGAATTCCCCGAGCTCACCGTGACCGCGGACGTGGAAGAGGGCACCTCCGTCGCCGGGACGCTCGTGGAGGCATCGCGTCAGGCCGACCTGCTCGTCATGGGCGGTCGGCGGCCGCCCGATGCCTTCGGCCCCACACTGGGACGGGTGACGCATGCGGTTCTCCATCACGCCGAATGCCCCGTGGAGCTCATTCCGCGCGAGAGCAAGCGACACCGGGAGGAACAGTGA
- a CDS encoding CBS domain-containing protein, with protein sequence MRHRSVADLMSPTAVSVQRGTPFKEIARLLDEYGITAVPVIDVHERPVGVVSEADLLRKKTARDTSSVAEELMSSPAIVAQPGWSVVRAARVMEKKRIKRLPVVDESGRLVGVISRSDLLQLFLRRDRAIQEEILEDVVTHTLGLPPSSLTVEVTDGRVTLSGTVARKSLIPITLRLCESVDGVVDVVDRLAYDVDDSAAAEGGDRHV encoded by the coding sequence ATGAGGCACCGCAGTGTCGCGGACCTGATGTCCCCCACGGCCGTGAGCGTGCAGCGGGGCACCCCATTCAAAGAGATCGCCCGCCTCCTCGACGAATACGGCATCACCGCCGTACCGGTGATCGACGTCCACGAGCGGCCCGTCGGAGTCGTCTCCGAGGCCGACCTGCTGCGCAAAAAGACAGCGAGAGACACCTCCAGCGTGGCCGAGGAACTGATGTCCAGTCCGGCAATCGTCGCGCAGCCGGGGTGGAGCGTGGTCCGCGCAGCCAGGGTCATGGAGAAGAAGAGGATCAAACGGCTGCCCGTCGTCGACGAGTCTGGCCGTCTGGTCGGCGTGATCAGCCGCAGCGACCTCCTGCAGCTGTTCCTGCGGCGGGACCGGGCGATCCAGGAGGAAATCCTTGAGGACGTCGTCACCCACACCCTCGGACTGCCGCCCTCTTCGCTGACGGTCGAGGTCACCGACGGCAGAGTCACGCTCAGCGGCACTGTGGCGCGCAAGAGCCTGATCCCGATCACCCTGCGGCTGTGCGAGAGCGTCGACGGAGTGGTGGATGTGGTCGACCGGCTCGCCTACGACGTGGACGACTCGGCGGCAGCGGAGGGCGGCGACCGCCATGTCTGA
- a CDS encoding nicotinate phosphoribosyltransferase, which produces MSEVTTTDLYEVTMAMSYLREGMRAPATFSLFVRELPPDRGFLVAAGLEPSLDYLSRFRVGPHDVREFAEALHRPAADLEPLLGLGFDGEVRAVPEGRLVFAGEPLLEVTAPLPQAQLVETYLLTQLCHQTAVASKAARCVIAAAGRPLVDFSLRRTHGPQAGFQAARLGALVGFAGTSNVAAATSLGIPASGTMAHSYIEAFPGEEEAFRGFARAHPGPVTFLVDTYDTDGGVAIAARVLKELGRGSGCAIRLDSGDLGALAFRARDILDAAGLTDVRIIASGGLDEYAVDELVRAGAPIDVYAVGTRVGVAADAPYLDAAYKLVEYEGRPVMKLSSAKVTAPAPKQVFRRSGRADVLGLWNEDPSPGAEPLLRTVMRGGRRTGRPDSLSDARARFDADIAALPASARRIHSPEPLRPVTSGRLAAMSAAVRRRIEEEIRT; this is translated from the coding sequence ATGTCTGAGGTCACCACGACCGATCTGTACGAAGTGACGATGGCCATGTCCTACCTGCGGGAGGGGATGCGTGCTCCGGCCACTTTCAGTCTGTTCGTGCGGGAATTGCCGCCAGACCGCGGGTTCCTGGTGGCCGCCGGCCTGGAGCCGTCGCTCGACTACCTGTCCCGTTTCCGGGTCGGTCCGCATGACGTGCGGGAATTCGCCGAGGCCCTGCACCGGCCGGCCGCGGACCTGGAGCCGCTGCTCGGCCTGGGATTCGACGGCGAGGTGCGTGCCGTCCCCGAGGGGCGGCTCGTGTTCGCCGGAGAGCCGCTGCTGGAAGTGACCGCGCCGCTGCCCCAGGCCCAGCTCGTCGAGACGTACCTGCTCACTCAGCTGTGCCATCAGACGGCCGTCGCCTCCAAGGCGGCCCGCTGTGTCATAGCCGCCGCGGGGCGGCCCCTGGTGGACTTCTCATTGCGTCGCACGCACGGACCGCAGGCGGGATTCCAGGCCGCCCGGCTGGGCGCACTGGTCGGCTTCGCGGGCACCAGCAATGTCGCCGCGGCCACGAGCCTCGGCATACCCGCTTCGGGCACCATGGCTCATTCGTACATCGAAGCCTTCCCGGGCGAGGAGGAGGCGTTCCGGGGGTTCGCACGTGCCCATCCAGGACCGGTGACCTTCCTCGTCGACACGTATGACACCGATGGCGGAGTCGCGATCGCGGCGCGGGTGCTCAAGGAGCTCGGGCGCGGTTCCGGCTGCGCCATTCGCCTCGACAGCGGTGACCTCGGGGCTCTCGCGTTCAGGGCGCGGGACATTCTCGACGCCGCCGGGCTCACAGATGTCCGCATCATCGCCAGCGGTGGCCTGGACGAGTACGCAGTGGACGAGCTCGTGCGGGCCGGCGCCCCGATCGACGTGTATGCGGTGGGTACCCGCGTCGGCGTGGCCGCGGACGCGCCCTACCTCGACGCGGCGTACAAACTGGTGGAGTACGAGGGGCGGCCGGTCATGAAGCTCTCCTCCGCGAAGGTCACCGCCCCTGCGCCGAAACAGGTCTTCCGCCGGTCCGGCCGCGCCGACGTACTCGGGTTGTGGAACGAGGACCCATCGCCCGGCGCAGAACCTCTGCTCCGCACGGTCATGCGCGGGGGCCGCAGGACGGGGAGGCCGGACAGCCTGTCGGACGCTCGCGCGCGGTTCGACGCCGACATCGCCGCTCTCCCGGCATCGGCACGGCGTATCCACAGCCCCGAACCACTCCGCCCGGTCACATCCGGGCGACTGGCCGCCATGTCGGCCGCGGTACGTCGCCGTATCGAGGAGGAGATACGGACATAA
- a CDS encoding universal stress protein, translating into MTRHVTVGLDGSPESRAAAAWAAEEALLREVPLHLVHAEEWPTTAAIPMVGPEVQQRWADKVLADAADELRQRHPGLEITTRRLSGRPAAALPIEAGDAEMLVLGSRGLGSIMGFLIGSAGMATVSATERPVVLVRAPKHHDKEPRTGSGDAEHTDTPSVYRDVVVGLDIHQSCDKLLAFAFDEAARRGCTLHAVHGWTLPLVFSYAPMLDPGIQLEVGRQVEHALSDMLLPWRHKFPSVQVVERAPIGSPAQQLVYSAADADLVVVGRRLRRAPLGAHIGHVAHAVMHHSAAPVAVVPHD; encoded by the coding sequence ATGACTCGCCATGTGACCGTCGGCCTGGACGGGTCGCCCGAGAGCCGCGCCGCCGCCGCTTGGGCTGCTGAGGAGGCATTGCTGCGCGAAGTGCCCCTGCACCTCGTTCACGCGGAGGAGTGGCCCACGACCGCGGCCATTCCCATGGTCGGACCCGAAGTGCAGCAGCGGTGGGCCGACAAGGTCCTGGCCGATGCCGCCGACGAGCTGAGGCAGCGCCATCCCGGACTGGAGATCACCACACGACGGCTCTCCGGAAGGCCCGCCGCCGCCCTCCCCATCGAGGCGGGTGACGCGGAGATGCTGGTGCTCGGCTCACGGGGGCTTGGCAGCATCATGGGCTTCCTCATCGGCTCGGCCGGAATGGCCACGGTCAGTGCCACCGAGCGGCCGGTCGTGCTGGTGCGAGCCCCCAAACACCACGACAAGGAGCCCCGGACCGGATCCGGCGACGCCGAGCACACCGACACCCCATCGGTGTACCGCGACGTGGTCGTCGGCCTCGACATCCACCAGTCCTGCGACAAGCTCCTGGCCTTCGCCTTCGACGAGGCCGCACGCCGTGGCTGCACACTCCACGCCGTACACGGCTGGACGCTCCCCCTCGTGTTCAGCTACGCACCGATGCTCGACCCCGGCATCCAGCTGGAAGTGGGCCGGCAAGTCGAGCATGCCCTCAGCGACATGCTGCTGCCGTGGCGGCACAAGTTCCCGTCTGTGCAGGTTGTCGAGCGGGCTCCCATCGGTTCGCCAGCGCAGCAGTTGGTGTACTCGGCGGCCGACGCGGATCTGGTGGTCGTCGGCCGGCGCCTGCGCCGGGCTCCCCTGGGTGCGCACATCGGCCACGTCGCACACGCGGTCATGCACCACAGCGCCGCACCTGTCGCCGTCGTCCCCCACGACTGA
- a CDS encoding Acg family FMN-binding oxidoreductase: MPSPPLDPTTVTTLVEDASAAPSMHNAQPWKFQYLSRTGTMQLRADPERTMPKSDPTHRAVHLGCAAALFNLRVAAVHTGREPVTTLLPDPTDAWLLAEVNLTEPAGPEHDLAVLHPAVRRRHTSRHPFTDEEIPDDILDGLRSAALLEGARLYVPDAWHVKSVLNLVHDAEGREALHPDVREEMARWTDTGAKGDASRREGIPAYAFGPRQHDVTAPMRDFAGRHPVPGRGSATFEKQPRLALLGTAGDRPEDWLRAGQAMERVLLQATLDGLVTSLTSQALEWPELRWAVRDPGSPMGHVQMVIRLGYGPEGPATPRRSVSDVLDIT, translated from the coding sequence GTGCCCTCACCACCGCTCGACCCGACCACCGTGACAACCCTTGTCGAGGACGCCTCGGCAGCCCCGTCCATGCACAACGCACAGCCCTGGAAGTTCCAGTACCTGAGCCGCACCGGAACGATGCAACTGCGCGCCGATCCGGAGCGCACGATGCCCAAGTCGGACCCGACGCACCGTGCCGTCCATCTCGGCTGTGCCGCAGCGCTGTTCAACCTGCGAGTGGCCGCCGTGCACACCGGCCGGGAACCGGTCACCACACTGCTCCCCGACCCCACCGACGCGTGGCTGCTGGCCGAGGTGAACCTCACCGAACCCGCGGGCCCCGAGCACGATCTCGCCGTACTCCACCCCGCTGTCCGCCGACGGCACACCAGCCGCCACCCCTTCACCGACGAGGAGATCCCGGACGACATCCTGGACGGGCTGCGCAGCGCCGCCCTGCTCGAAGGTGCCCGGCTGTACGTTCCCGACGCGTGGCACGTGAAGTCCGTACTGAACTTGGTGCACGACGCCGAGGGCCGTGAAGCGCTCCACCCCGACGTGCGGGAAGAGATGGCACGCTGGACGGACACGGGTGCCAAGGGCGACGCTTCACGGCGGGAAGGAATCCCCGCATATGCCTTCGGCCCCCGTCAGCACGATGTCACCGCTCCCATGCGGGACTTCGCCGGCCGGCATCCCGTTCCCGGCCGTGGCTCCGCCACCTTCGAGAAGCAGCCCCGCCTCGCTCTGCTCGGCACGGCCGGCGACCGGCCGGAGGACTGGCTGCGAGCAGGTCAGGCGATGGAGCGTGTTCTGCTCCAGGCCACGTTGGACGGGCTGGTCACGTCCCTGACGTCGCAGGCCCTCGAATGGCCGGAACTGCGGTGGGCCGTACGCGACCCGGGGTCGCCGATGGGTCACGTACAGATGGTGATCCGCCTCGGATACGGCCCCGAAGGTCCCGCGACCCCGCGCCGGTCGGTGAGCGATGTCCTCGACATCACGTGA
- a CDS encoding cation-transporting P-type ATPase, whose translation MAAPTDVLTPGGSGGETSGDADGLAIRTLPPTDVYSALDTSPRGLTTEAADTRLRRFGSNELPRAAHPAMWRQLAAQFTDLFAVVLLVASAITALAYTLQEPRDPGTLQLAVAILAVVVLNASIGFAQEYSAERTAESLQAMVPHTCRVLRDAVLRELPARELVRGDVVILEAGDAVSADCRLVEAHDITVNNAAITGESDAVGRGHEPDQQGPVLEARNCLFMGTDVVAGTAKAVVFATGRSTEFGRIFQLTAAAPRQKTPLQHQVASMARRVAGAALAVGSLLFAVRLPAGQDLVSAFVFALGVMVALVPEGLPATLSVSLAIGVRRMARRHALVKQLLAVEALGSTTVVCTDKTGTLTQAEMTVVQVWAGGVMHTVSGVGYEPAGEVTDPEPVRAALRAAALCSNARLVPPSDGGRWHVLGDTTEGALLVAAAKAGLDRAAEEAAAPRVGEHPFDSVRKLMSTVHSGDHGYHACVKGAPQELLERCTAIDRQGEVIALTDALRAEVMTVNDELATQGLRVLAAARRELSGPHPDRDTVESGLTFLGLVGMLDPPRPEVREAVAACHRAGIRVVMVTGDHPLTAEAVARRVGIVRHSAPTVVTGARLNELDDDALDGLLAGQGDLLLCRVSPEHKMRVVTAFQRRLEVVAVTGDGANDAPALKHADIGVAMGASGTDVAREAAVMVLLDDSFASIATAVRLGRSVYQNIRKFLVYVFSSNIGELGPIIAATFAGFPLVPISAVQILAIDLGSDVLPALALGAERPEDDVMDRPPRSRHERLFSAAVMGRILFLGGIQALCGCAVFFWHVNGSGIPFSHFTEDNAVYREAITLVQAGIVISQFFIALTLRTERESVFRAGLLSNPWLLAAGGIGLVWMSGISYWPLLQNVFNTAPIAVTDWAVLAVLGVLPLAADEARKWSLRRRHSSRTVEQGGKR comes from the coding sequence GTGGCCGCCCCGACGGATGTACTGACTCCCGGCGGCTCCGGCGGGGAAACTTCGGGAGATGCCGACGGCCTCGCCATACGGACGCTGCCGCCCACCGACGTGTACTCCGCACTGGACACGTCGCCCCGTGGCCTGACGACCGAGGCAGCCGACACCAGACTCCGGCGGTTCGGGTCCAATGAACTCCCGCGCGCAGCGCACCCAGCCATGTGGCGGCAACTGGCAGCCCAGTTCACGGACCTCTTCGCGGTCGTCCTGCTCGTCGCTTCGGCGATCACCGCCCTCGCGTACACACTCCAGGAGCCAAGGGATCCCGGCACACTGCAACTCGCGGTGGCGATCCTCGCAGTGGTGGTCCTGAACGCGTCCATCGGGTTCGCCCAGGAATACTCGGCCGAGCGGACGGCGGAGTCGCTGCAGGCGATGGTGCCGCACACCTGCCGGGTGCTGCGCGACGCCGTGCTCCGGGAACTGCCCGCGCGGGAGCTGGTGCGGGGGGACGTGGTGATTCTCGAGGCCGGGGATGCCGTCTCCGCCGACTGCCGCCTGGTGGAGGCGCACGACATCACCGTCAACAACGCCGCGATCACCGGGGAGAGCGACGCGGTCGGCCGCGGCCACGAGCCCGATCAGCAGGGCCCGGTCCTGGAGGCGCGCAACTGTCTTTTCATGGGCACCGATGTCGTGGCGGGAACCGCAAAGGCTGTGGTCTTCGCCACGGGCCGGTCGACCGAGTTCGGGCGGATCTTCCAGCTCACGGCCGCCGCACCACGGCAGAAGACTCCGTTGCAGCATCAGGTCGCCTCGATGGCGCGTCGGGTGGCGGGTGCGGCACTGGCTGTCGGATCGCTTCTGTTCGCCGTACGGCTGCCCGCAGGGCAGGACCTCGTGTCGGCATTCGTCTTCGCCCTCGGCGTGATGGTCGCACTCGTCCCCGAAGGGCTGCCCGCCACGCTCTCCGTGTCGCTTGCGATCGGCGTCCGGCGCATGGCTCGCCGCCATGCGCTGGTGAAGCAACTGCTCGCCGTCGAGGCGCTGGGCTCGACCACGGTGGTGTGCACGGACAAGACCGGGACACTGACGCAGGCGGAGATGACCGTCGTCCAGGTCTGGGCCGGAGGCGTCATGCACACCGTGTCCGGAGTGGGTTACGAGCCGGCCGGTGAGGTCACGGATCCCGAACCGGTGCGCGCAGCACTCCGGGCTGCGGCGCTGTGCAGCAACGCTCGACTGGTGCCGCCCTCCGACGGCGGCCGCTGGCATGTGCTCGGGGACACCACCGAGGGTGCGCTGCTCGTAGCCGCCGCCAAGGCCGGGCTCGATCGGGCCGCCGAAGAAGCGGCCGCTCCGCGCGTCGGCGAGCATCCCTTCGACTCCGTACGCAAGTTGATGAGCACGGTGCACTCCGGGGACCACGGTTACCACGCCTGTGTGAAGGGCGCACCTCAGGAACTGCTCGAACGGTGCACGGCCATCGACCGGCAGGGCGAAGTGATCGCGTTGACCGACGCCCTGCGTGCAGAGGTGATGACTGTCAATGACGAGCTGGCCACACAGGGACTGCGGGTCCTGGCCGCCGCCCGGCGGGAGCTGTCAGGCCCGCACCCCGACCGGGACACCGTCGAGTCGGGGCTGACCTTCCTGGGGCTCGTCGGCATGCTGGACCCGCCGAGGCCCGAGGTACGAGAGGCGGTCGCCGCCTGCCACCGAGCCGGTATCCGCGTCGTCATGGTGACCGGGGACCATCCGCTGACCGCTGAGGCCGTGGCCCGGCGCGTGGGGATCGTGCGGCATTCCGCTCCAACGGTCGTAACTGGTGCCCGGCTGAACGAACTGGACGACGACGCCCTCGACGGACTGCTGGCCGGCCAGGGCGATCTGCTGCTGTGCCGGGTCAGCCCGGAGCACAAGATGCGTGTGGTCACCGCCTTCCAGCGGCGTCTCGAGGTGGTCGCAGTCACGGGCGACGGCGCAAATGACGCCCCGGCACTGAAGCACGCCGACATCGGTGTGGCCATGGGCGCGTCGGGAACGGATGTGGCTCGGGAAGCCGCCGTCATGGTGCTGCTCGACGACTCGTTCGCCTCCATCGCCACGGCGGTGCGGCTGGGCCGTTCCGTCTACCAGAACATCAGGAAGTTTCTCGTCTACGTCTTCAGCAGCAACATCGGGGAACTCGGCCCAATCATCGCCGCGACCTTCGCCGGGTTCCCCCTGGTTCCGATCAGCGCGGTACAGATCCTTGCCATCGATCTGGGGTCGGACGTCCTGCCCGCACTCGCCCTCGGTGCCGAGCGCCCGGAGGACGACGTCATGGACCGTCCCCCACGCTCGCGGCACGAGAGGCTGTTCTCGGCGGCCGTGATGGGCCGCATCCTCTTCCTGGGCGGGATCCAGGCCCTGTGTGGGTGTGCCGTCTTCTTCTGGCACGTCAACGGTTCAGGCATTCCGTTCTCCCACTTCACCGAGGACAACGCCGTCTACCGGGAGGCGATCACTCTGGTGCAGGCCGGGATCGTCATCAGCCAGTTCTTCATCGCCCTGACATTGCGCACAGAACGCGAAAGCGTCTTCCGGGCCGGTCTGCTGAGCAATCCCTGGCTGCTTGCCGCCGGGGGTATAGGGCTCGTCTGGATGTCGGGCATCAGCTATTGGCCTCTGCTCCAGAACGTGTTCAACACGGCCCCCATCGCCGTCACGGACTGGGCGGTCCTCGCCGTACTCGGCGTCCTGCCGCTGGCCGCCGATGAGGCCCGCAAGTGGTCGCTGCGGCGACGCCACAGCTCCAGAACCGTCGAGCAGGGAGGAAAGCGATGA
- a CDS encoding TrkA family potassium uptake protein, translating to MRIIIVGCGRTGSALAVRLSEERHDVRLVDREQSSRRRLPAGFPGQFLEGNGFSRAVLEQAGIEHADALVAVTSGDNTNIVTARTAKDTYRVPIVLARIYDPWRADMYRELGIPTIASVRWTVNQIHQMLLHRHLTPELAFGNGETLLVRSQLPAYLTGRRLAEFDVDSEIRVVEVTRAGRSLVPAHGTAAEPGDLVTFAVAATALGRLRGFLDKELGT from the coding sequence ATGAGGATCATCATCGTGGGCTGCGGCCGGACGGGATCCGCACTCGCCGTCCGGCTCAGCGAGGAGCGCCATGACGTACGGCTCGTCGACCGCGAACAAAGCAGCCGACGGCGCCTGCCCGCAGGGTTCCCCGGCCAGTTCCTCGAAGGGAACGGATTCAGCCGGGCCGTCCTGGAGCAAGCGGGTATCGAGCACGCCGACGCGCTCGTCGCCGTCACCTCCGGGGACAACACCAACATCGTCACCGCGCGGACCGCGAAGGACACGTACCGGGTACCGATCGTGCTCGCCCGCATCTACGACCCCTGGCGCGCCGACATGTACCGGGAACTGGGCATCCCCACCATCGCCAGTGTCCGCTGGACCGTGAACCAGATCCATCAGATGCTGCTGCACCGCCATCTCACACCGGAACTCGCCTTCGGCAACGGCGAAACGCTCCTGGTCCGTTCGCAGCTCCCGGCCTACCTCACCGGGCGCCGGCTCGCCGAGTTCGACGTCGACAGTGAGATCCGTGTCGTGGAAGTGACGAGAGCGGGCCGCTCGCTGGTGCCCGCCCACGGCACGGCAGCCGAGCCCGGAGATCTCGTCACCTTCGCCGTCGCCGCCACCGCGCTCGGCCGTCTGCGTGGCTTTCTCGACAAGGAGCTGGGGACATGA